One region of Mus musculus strain C57BL/6J chromosome 3, GRCm38.p6 C57BL/6J genomic DNA includes:
- the Ankrd34a gene encoding ankyrin repeat domain-containing protein 34A isoform X1, whose translation MLHTEGHALLRAVGQGKLRLARLLLEGGAYVNEGDAQGETALMAACRARYDDPQNKARMVRYLLEQGADPNIADRLGRTALMHACAGGGGAAVASLLLAHGADPSVRDHAGASALVHALDRGDRETLATLLDACKAKGTEVIIITTDTSPSGTKKTRQYLNSPPSPGVEDPAPAPPSPGVCTSPSEVQLQTAGGGRGLLSPRAQEEEEKRDIFEFPLPKPPDDPSPSEPLPKPPRHPPKPLKRLNSEPWGLVAPPQPVPPAEGRPGLERLAAEFNGLTLTGRPRLSRRHSTEGPEDPPPWAEKVTGGGPLSRRNTAPEAQESGLPSGLRQKLSRMEPVELDTPGHFCPDSPESSRLSLERRRYSASPLTLPPAGSVSSPRQSQESLPGAVSPLSGRRRSPGLLERRGSGTLLLDHISQTRPGFLPPLNVSPHPPIPDIRPQPGGRAPSLPAPPPSGAPGSPRTKRKLVRRHSMQTEQIRLLGGFQSLGGPGEPGR comes from the coding sequence ATGCTGCACACCGAGGGCCACGCTCTTCTTCGAGCTGTGGGACAGGGTAAGCTACGCTTGGCCCGTTTGCTTCTGGAGGGAGGAGCCTACGTGAATGAGGGTGATGCCCAGGGGGAGACTGCGCTAATGGCGGCCTGTAGGGCCCGTTACGACGACCCTCAGAACAAGGCGCGCATGGTACGCTATCTCTTGGAGCAAGGCGCGGATCCCAACATCGCAGACCGTTTAGGACGTACCGCGCTGATGCATGCTTGCGCCGGGGGTGGGGGAGCCGCAGTGGCCTCTCTGCTCCTTGCCCACGGCGCAGACCCTTCAGTTCGAGATCACGCTGGCGCCTCGGCGCTTGTCCACGCCCTGGACCGAGGGGACCGCGAGACCCTTGCCACACTGCTGGACGCCTGCAAGGCCAAGGGCACGGAGGTCATCATCATAACGACGGATACCTCGCCCTCGGGCACCAAGAAGACCAGGCAGTATCTTAATTCCCCACCGTCCCCAGGGGTAGAGGACCCTGCACCCGCTCCTCCTAGTCCAGGGGTCTGCACATCGCCTTCAGAAGTCCAACTGCAGACTGCAGGAGGAGGGCGCGGGTTGTTATCCCCTCGCgcccaggaagaagaggagaaaagagacatttttgaatttcctcttccCAAGCCCCCTGATGACCCTTCCCCTTCCGAGCCTCTCCCCAAGCCACCTCGACATCCTCCAAAACCACTCAAAAGGCTCAATTCCGAGCCCTGGGGCCTTGTGGCTCCTCCTCAACCGGTTCCTCCTGCAGAAGGGAGGCCCGGTTTGGAGCGTCTGGCTGCTGAATTCAATGGCTTGACCCTGACCGGGAGACCGCGTCTTTCTCGGCGTCACAGCACCGAAGGCCCGGAGGACCCGCCCCCATGGGCGGAGAAAGTGACGGGTGGGGGTCCTCTCTCGCGCCGAAACACTGCGCCCGAGGCTCAGGAGTCTGGTCTTCCTTCAGGGCTAAGGCAAAAACTGAGCCGCATGGAGCCGGTGGAGCTCGACACCCCTGGACATTTTTGCCCTGACTCCCCCGAGTCCAGCCGGTTATCCCTGGAGCGCCGGCGATACAGCGCCTCTCCGCTGACCCTCCCTCCAGCGGGCTCAGTTTCCTCCCCACGCCAGTCCCAGGAAAGTCTGCCCGGGGCTGTATCCCCGCTGAGCGGACGGAGGCGGAGTCCAGGGCTGCTAGAGAGAAGGGGCTCCGGGACCTTGCTCCTGGACCACATCTCGCAAACACGACCAGGTTTCTTGCCTCCTCTCAACGTCAGTCCCCACCCTCCCATCCCCGACATTCGTCCCCAACCCGGAGGTCGGGCACCCTCACTGCCTGCCCCTCCACCCTCTGGGGCACCAGGGTCTCCCAGGACCAAGCGCAAGTTGGTGAGACGCCACTCCATGCAGACTGAGCAGATTCGCCTGCTAGGGGGGTTTCAGAGTCTAGGTGGGCCTGGGGAACCCGGGCGCTGA
- the Polr3gl gene encoding DNA-directed RNA polymerase III subunit RPC7-like isoform 2 (isoform 2 is encoded by transcript variant 2), with the protein MRQLPYFIRPAVPKRDVERYSDKYQMSGPIDNAIDWNPDWRRLPSELKIRVRKVQKERTTIILPKRPPKSTDDKEETIQKLETLEKKEEEVTSEEDEEKEEEEEKEEGEEEEYDEEEHEEETDYIMSYFDNGEDFGGDSDDNMDEAIY; encoded by the exons ATGAGGCAGCTCCCCTACTTCATCCGGCCAGCCGTCCCCAAGAGAG ATGTGGAACGTTACTCAGACAAGTATCAGATGTCTGGGCCTATTGACAACGCCATCGATTGGAACCCTG ATTGGCGGCGACTCCCCAGTGAGCTCAAGATTCGAGTGCGGAAAGTACAGAAGGAGC GGACCACCATTATCCTTCCCAAGAGGCCCCCTAAGAGCACAGACGATAAGGAGGAGACGATACAGAAACTAGAG ACgctagagaagaaggaggaggaagtgacttcggaggaggatgaagagaaagaagaagaggaggagaaggaagagggggaggaagaggaatacGATGAAGAGGAGCATGAGGAG GAAACTGATTACATCATGTCATATTTTGACAATGGAGAGGACTTTGGAGGGGACAGCGATGACAATATGGATGAGGCCATATACTGA
- the Polr3gl gene encoding DNA-directed RNA polymerase III subunit RPC7-like isoform 1 (isoform 1 is encoded by transcript variant 1), whose amino-acid sequence MASRGGGRGRGRGQLTFNMEAVGIGKGDALPPPTLQPSPLFPPLEFHPVPLPAGEEGEYVLALKQELRGAMRQLPYFIRPAVPKRDVERYSDKYQMSGPIDNAIDWNPDWRRLPSELKIRVRKVQKERTTIILPKRPPKSTDDKEETIQKLETLEKKEEEVTSEEDEEKEEEEEKEEGEEEEYDEEEHEEETDYIMSYFDNGEDFGGDSDDNMDEAIY is encoded by the exons ATGGCCAGCCGGGGTGGGGGCCGGGGTCGTGGCCGGGGCCAGTTGACCTTCAACATGGAGGCTGTGGGCATTGGGAAGGGTGATGCTTtgcccccacccactctccagccctctccactCTTTCCT CCCTTGGAGTTCCACCCAGTGCCTCTGCCggcaggagaggagggggagtaTGTCCTGGCACTGAAGCAAGAGCTGCGCGGGGCCATGAGGCAGCTCCCCTACTTCATCCGGCCAGCCGTCCCCAAGAGAG ATGTGGAACGTTACTCAGACAAGTATCAGATGTCTGGGCCTATTGACAACGCCATCGATTGGAACCCTG ATTGGCGGCGACTCCCCAGTGAGCTCAAGATTCGAGTGCGGAAAGTACAGAAGGAGC GGACCACCATTATCCTTCCCAAGAGGCCCCCTAAGAGCACAGACGATAAGGAGGAGACGATACAGAAACTAGAG ACgctagagaagaaggaggaggaagtgacttcggaggaggatgaagagaaagaagaagaggaggagaaggaagagggggaggaagaggaatacGATGAAGAGGAGCATGAGGAG GAAACTGATTACATCATGTCATATTTTGACAATGGAGAGGACTTTGGAGGGGACAGCGATGACAATATGGATGAGGCCATATACTGA